The Trichomycterus rosablanca isolate fTriRos1 chromosome 15, fTriRos1.hap1, whole genome shotgun sequence genome contains a region encoding:
- the LOC134328503 gene encoding CMRF35-like molecule 1: MILGSCRTLIESDGTEIQTFKYNMSLYDETEKTRFVVTITNLSMEDSGLYGCGINTSHLIARVNLMVIAVASKHLERNRTRESPNATATPGTEGSSIAAATYSTGSRQDNTGSPSHHTRSRLQLVHLAYVGGVIATLVLTSGILVAFKCRTTPAGTGTPPPDAGEAAEDPHFYEQISLSDLPKANIPASAAEPPRMEDPLPLTDLITSSGTSRTPEHSAEPNYSTINLANIKLV, encoded by the exons ATGATCCTCGGCAGCTGTAGGACGCTGATCGAAAGCGACGGTACAGAGATCCAGACGTTTAAATACAACATGAGCCTTTATGACGAAACCGAGAAGACCAGGTTCGTCGTGACCATCACCAACCTCAGCATGGAGGACTCGGGACTGTACGGCTGTGGGATCAACACGTCCCACCTGATCGCTCGGGTCAATCTGATGGTCATCGCGG TTGCTTCTAAACATCTGGAACGCAATCGGACACGGGAGTCTCCAAACGCGACCGCAACTCCAGGTACGGAAG GAAGTTCTATCGCAGCAGCAACTTACAGCACAGGAAGTCGACAAGACAATACAGGAAGCCCCTCTCATCACACCAGGTCTCGTCtacagcttg TCCATTTGGCGTATGTCGGAGGGGTGATCGCCACCTTGGTCCTGACGTCAGGAATCCTCGTCGCCTTCAAATGCAGGACGACACCGGCCGGGACAG GTACACCACCGCCGGATGCAGGAGAGGCTGCAGAG GACCCGCACTTCTACGAGCAGATAAGCCTCAGTGATCTTCCAAAAGCGAACATCCCAGCCTCTGCTGCCGAACCCCCCAGGATGGAAGACCCTTTACCACTGACAGATCTAATTACTTCGTCCGGTACAAGCCGAACCCCCGAGCACTCCGCCGAACCCAATTATAGCACGATAAATTTAGCTAATATAAAGCTGGTGTAA